In Phoenix dactylifera cultivar Barhee BC4 chromosome 11, palm_55x_up_171113_PBpolish2nd_filt_p, whole genome shotgun sequence, the following are encoded in one genomic region:
- the LOC103709008 gene encoding allene oxide cyclase, chloroplastic-like translates to MASLGVPSISLSIPSSGKTLSPLPQARSLKPFHFSIPNPNKPPKVAAIPRRHSITASLFSNKKDTSSYSRPTKVQEMYVYEINERDRSSPAYLRLSQKEHNSLGDLVPFSNKVYHGTLEKRLGITAGICILIQHVPERNGDRYEAIYSFYFGDYGHISVQGAYLTYEDTYLSITGGSGVFTGVYGKVKLHQIVFPFKVFYTFYLEGIPDIPEELLGKPVPPSPAVEPTPAAKAAEPHAAVKNYTN, encoded by the exons ATGGCCTCCCTCGGAGTTCCTTCTATCTCCCTCAGCATCCCAAGCTCAGGCAAAACCCTCTCTCCTCTCCCGCAAGCCCGATCTCTAAAACCTTTCCACTTCTCTATTCCAAACCCTAACAAACCCCCCAAAGTAGCCGCTATCCCCCGCCGTCACAGCATCACCGCCTCCCTCTTCTCTAACAAGAAGGACACGTCTTCCTATTCGCGACCAA CTAAGGTTCAGGAGATGTACGTGTACGAAATCAACGAGAGGGACCGCAGCAGCCCGGCCTACCTCCGCCTGAGCCAGAAGGAACACAATTCCCTCGGCGATCTCGTACCCTTCAGCAACAAG GTTTACCACGGCACTTTGGAGAAGAGGCTGGGGATAACGGCAGGGATCTGCATCCTGATCCAGCACGTCCCGGAACGTAACGGGGACCGATACGAGGCGATATATAGCTTCTATTTCGGAGACTACGGCCACATATCGGTCCAGGGGGCGTATCTGACCTACGAGGACACGTACTTGAGCATCACGGGCGGGTCGGGGGTTTTCACTGGGGTTTACGGGAAGGTTAAGCTCCATCAGATCGTATTCCCGTTTAAGGTATTCTATACTTTTTATCTCGAGGGGATACCGGATATTCCCGAGGAGCTTTTGGGGAAGCCGGTGCCGCCGTCCCCGGCCGTCGAGCCCACCCCCGCCGCCAAGGCCGCGGAGCCCCACGCGGCCGTCAAGAATTACACCAATTAG